The sequence TAGTTCATGACCACGTAATTGGTAATGTTGTGAATCAGAGGTTTTTGTTCTCTTACGGCTGTCAGATTTCGGGCAGCATTTTCCGCCAAACGTTTCATGCCGGACCTCGCAATCCGTCCAAAGGAAGAATGTGGGCTTTGTTCTGAGAATGCACGATACCATAACGAAATTGCAACTGCAAATTGTTCTACCCTAATTTGAGCGATTGTCGAGTTTGCTCCAGGTTTTGTTCATGCTTGGTTAGGGTTCCACAAGAAAACCCCTGGGGGTGACCACGCCCCAGGGGTTGGGAAAAAAGATGAAAAAATTAAGGGGGCGTCACAACAGACGCATATTATATATATCGGCCCAGGGGGTGAAAACCTTTACCTTTCTATGCAACTTAAAAAGCGACTTGAAAATTTGGAAGACGTTTACAGTGTTGATCCTATCCATTTAAATAGCCTATCCAAGTCGTCGTTTATATAGATAATAACGATTTCCCATTCAGCGATTTCTATTGTATTAAACCGTATTTCATCCAGACCTTACCCGAAAAAAAATACCGAGAACAGGCTTTGGAAAAAAGAGGGTGAATTGTTTGGGCTGATCAAACAGATAAGATGGATATGGGAGATTTAACAGCATATACAGATGATCAGGTTGCGAGAATCAACGAAAAGATGCCTTTCGGTGCTTCTGCAATAAAAGGGATCTTTTTTTCCATCTGGCCCTACCGGCTGGTCCGAATCCTTCTTGCAGTGATTTTTTTGTGGTCCGGCATCGCCAAGCTGATAGACTCCAAATCCTTTGCGGTGATTATTCAAGCATATGGTTTGATTCCGGAAAGCTGGGTGATGCCGGCAGCCGTTTTTTTGCCGGCGCTGGAAATCATAGCGGCTCTTGGACTTCTAATGGATATTGAGGGGAGTCTGGCGGTTGTGTTGGGACTGCTGATCTTGTTCATGGCCATTCTGGGGTACGGTATCTGGATGGGGCTTGACGTGGATTGCGGCTGTTTTGGCCCCGAGGATCCTGAAGCCAAAGCGTATCACGGGCTGCGGCCCGCGCTTTACCGGGACATGGCGATGATGGCCGGGGTCTTGTACTTGTATTTCTGGCGTTTTAGCCGGTCCTTTATGCCGGTCCGGCTGCGAGTTTTGTTTAAAACCAACTAGAAAAGGAGAATTGACGATGCAACGAATCAAAACGGTTTTTACGCTGGCAGTTCTGGGGATGTGTATGTTGGGGTTGTCAACAGCGGCGCTGGGTGCAGACAAATTCGAAAAAGAGTCTGAAAAGGAAAAAGAGGCCGTCGGCCTGGTTCGTCAGGTTGTGCAGGGAGGTTATGATGTCATCACCGCCGAAGAGCTTAAGAAACTGATCGACTCGGGTAAAGACATCCTGATTGTTGACACCATGCCGTATAAGGCTTATAAAGAGATTCACGTACCCGGCGCCAAGCAATTTTTGTTTCCTATTCCAACCATGGAAACCTGGGACACCAAAGAAACCGACGGCAAGACCGAGAAAGATTATGAGGCCCTGCTCGGAGCGGACAAAGGCAAGACTATTATTATATATTGCGG comes from Candidatus Desulfatibia profunda and encodes:
- a CDS encoding rhodanese-like domain-containing protein, whose protein sequence is MQRIKTVFTLAVLGMCMLGLSTAALGADKFEKESEKEKEAVGLVRQVVQGGYDVITAEELKKLIDSGKDILIVDTMPYKAYKEIHVPGAKQFLFPIPTMETWDTKETDGKTEKDYEALLGADKGKTIIIYCGFVKCTRSHNGAMWAKKLGYQNVLRFSGGIFAWQGAKCQTESVK
- a CDS encoding DoxX family membrane protein → MPFGASAIKGIFFSIWPYRLVRILLAVIFLWSGIAKLIDSKSFAVIIQAYGLIPESWVMPAAVFLPALEIIAALGLLMDIEGSLAVVLGLLILFMAILGYGIWMGLDVDCGCFGPEDPEAKAYHGLRPALYRDMAMMAGVLYLYFWRFSRSFMPVRLRVLFKTN